One window from the genome of Pseudonocardia hierapolitana encodes:
- the frc gene encoding formyl-CoA transferase, with product MSALEGIRILDMTHVQSGPSATQILAWLGADVVKLEAPTGDITRQQLRDVPDVDSLYFTMLNCNKRSITLNLKSEEGKQLFIEMVQQADVLVENFGPGAVDRMGFTWDRLQELNPRLVYASIKGFGEGPYTHYKAYEVVAQAMGGSMSTTGFEDGPPLATGAQIGDSGTGMHAVAGILAALVQRGRTGRGQRVTVAMQHAVLNLCRVKLRDQQRLAHGPLAEYPNEEFGDEVPRSGNASGGGQPGWAVRCAPGGPNDYIYVIVQPPGWAPIAKLIGRPELADDPEWATPQARLPKLDKMFQLIEEWSSGLSKWDALAELNAHNIPCGPILSTKELIEDASLADNNMIVTVDHPERGAFKTVGCPIKLSDSPVKVETSPLLGQHNEDVYVRELGLDPERFAELKTNGVI from the coding sequence ATGAGTGCGTTGGAAGGCATCCGCATCCTGGACATGACACATGTCCAGTCGGGCCCGTCGGCCACCCAGATCCTGGCCTGGCTGGGCGCTGACGTGGTGAAACTCGAGGCTCCGACCGGTGACATCACCCGCCAGCAGCTCCGCGACGTCCCCGATGTCGACAGCCTCTACTTCACGATGCTGAACTGCAACAAGCGCAGCATCACGCTGAACCTGAAGAGCGAGGAGGGAAAGCAGCTCTTCATCGAGATGGTGCAGCAGGCCGACGTCCTCGTGGAGAACTTCGGTCCGGGCGCGGTCGACCGGATGGGATTCACCTGGGACCGGCTGCAGGAGCTGAACCCGCGCCTGGTCTACGCCTCCATCAAGGGGTTCGGCGAAGGCCCGTACACGCACTACAAGGCGTACGAGGTCGTCGCACAGGCGATGGGCGGCTCGATGAGCACCACCGGTTTCGAGGACGGTCCGCCGCTCGCCACCGGTGCGCAGATCGGCGACTCCGGCACCGGCATGCACGCCGTCGCCGGCATCCTCGCCGCGCTCGTGCAGCGGGGGCGCACCGGTCGCGGCCAGCGCGTCACGGTGGCGATGCAGCACGCGGTGCTCAACCTGTGCCGGGTGAAGCTGCGCGACCAGCAGCGGCTCGCCCACGGCCCGCTGGCCGAGTACCCGAACGAGGAGTTCGGCGACGAGGTGCCGCGCTCGGGCAACGCGTCCGGCGGCGGGCAGCCCGGCTGGGCGGTGAGGTGCGCGCCCGGTGGTCCCAACGACTACATCTACGTCATCGTGCAGCCGCCCGGGTGGGCGCCGATCGCGAAGCTGATCGGCAGGCCCGAGCTGGCCGACGACCCCGAGTGGGCCACGCCGCAGGCCCGGCTGCCGAAGCTCGACAAGATGTTCCAGCTGATCGAGGAGTGGTCCTCCGGGCTCAGCAAGTGGGACGCGCTCGCCGAGCTGAACGCCCACAACATCCCCTGCGGCCCGATCCTCTCCACCAAGGAGCTGATCGAGGACGCGTCGCTCGCCGACAACAACATGATCGTCACGGTCGACCACCCCGAGCGCGGTGCGTTCAAGACCGTCGGCTGCCCGATCAAGCTGTCCGACTCCCCGGTGAAGGTCGAGACCTCTCCGCTGCTCGGCCAGCACAACGAAGACGTGTACGTGCGCGAGCTGGGCCTCGACCCGGAGCGCTTCGCCGAGCTCAAGACGAACGGAGTGATCTGA
- a CDS encoding methylenetetrahydrofolate reductase: MDLRRRILEGKGEFLLFAVTPPRQAASPERAQEIAEVTLERLRPLGLDGLVLYDIDDESDRTSQERPFPFLPTMDPADYLARHLSAWDVPAVVYRVVGKYPEADLRSWLLAQDADRVLSVFVGASSHGKQVATSLTQARQLRAAVRPELTLGGVAIPERHTRRGDEHLRLLAKQAAGCSFFVTQVVYDVNAAKDLVSDYRYECEARGVTPVPIVFTFSVVGSTKTLEFLSWLGVDVPRWIQNELRHSADPLVASHEHAFATALDLIAYCRRLGVPFGLNVESVSIRRAEIEQSVSLAAQLRRELHRSG, from the coding sequence GTGGATCTGCGACGGCGCATTCTGGAGGGCAAGGGGGAGTTCCTGCTCTTCGCCGTGACGCCGCCCCGGCAGGCGGCGTCGCCGGAACGGGCCCAGGAGATCGCCGAGGTGACGCTCGAGCGGCTACGCCCGTTGGGCCTGGACGGCCTCGTCCTGTACGACATCGACGACGAGAGCGACCGGACCTCCCAGGAGCGTCCCTTCCCGTTCCTGCCGACCATGGATCCGGCGGACTACCTCGCGCGGCACCTCTCGGCGTGGGACGTCCCGGCCGTGGTCTACCGCGTGGTGGGGAAATACCCGGAGGCCGACCTCCGGTCGTGGCTGCTCGCCCAGGACGCCGACCGCGTGTTGTCGGTCTTCGTCGGGGCGTCCTCACACGGCAAGCAGGTGGCGACGTCGCTGACGCAGGCCCGGCAGCTGCGGGCAGCGGTGCGACCCGAGTTGACGCTCGGCGGTGTCGCGATCCCGGAACGCCACACCCGCCGCGGTGACGAGCACCTGCGCCTGCTCGCGAAGCAGGCCGCCGGCTGCTCCTTCTTCGTCACCCAGGTCGTCTACGACGTCAACGCGGCGAAGGACCTCGTCTCGGACTACCGGTACGAGTGCGAGGCCCGAGGCGTCACACCGGTTCCGATCGTGTTCACCTTCTCCGTCGTCGGCTCGACGAAGACCCTCGAGTTCCTGAGCTGGCTCGGTGTCGACGTGCCGCGCTGGATCCAGAACGAGCTGAGGCACTCGGCGGACCCGCTCGTCGCGTCTCACGAACATGCCTTCGCGACAGCACTCGACCTCATCGCCTACTGCCGGCGTCTCGGAGTCCCGTTCGGGCTCAACGTCGAGAGCGTCTCCATCCGGCGCGCAGAGATCGAGCAGTCGGTGAGCCTCGCCGCGCAGCTCCGGCGAGAACTGCACCGCTCGGGCTGA
- a CDS encoding 2-dehydropantoate 2-reductase translates to MKVAVLGAGAIGAYVGASLCRAGADVHLVARGPHLAALRERGVEVRSPRGDFTAHPNATDDPAEIGPVDHVFLGFKANAYAAAGPMVAPLLHERTTIIAAQNGIPWWYFHKLPGPFEGHRIESVDPGGAVTRALPLDRAIGCVVYAATEIESPGVVRHLEGTRFSIGEPDMSISPRCTEFAEAMVAGGLKCPVERDLRCDIWIKLMGNIAFNPLSALTRATMAGICRHAGTRALVAQMMEETLEVAHRVGCHPEISVEKRLAGAERTGEHKTSTLQDLERGRPMELDVLLTAVVELADLTGADVPTLRAITAVADLLNQQVVAAS, encoded by the coding sequence GTGAAGGTTGCTGTGCTGGGAGCGGGTGCGATCGGTGCGTACGTGGGAGCGAGCCTCTGTCGGGCGGGTGCTGACGTGCACCTCGTCGCCCGCGGGCCGCACCTCGCGGCGCTGCGCGAGCGGGGAGTGGAGGTGCGCAGTCCGCGGGGGGACTTCACCGCACACCCGAACGCCACGGACGATCCCGCCGAGATCGGACCGGTGGACCACGTCTTCCTGGGGTTCAAGGCCAACGCCTACGCCGCCGCAGGCCCGATGGTCGCGCCGCTGCTGCACGAGCGCACCACGATCATCGCCGCCCAGAACGGCATCCCGTGGTGGTACTTCCACAAGCTGCCAGGCCCCTTCGAGGGCCACCGGATCGAGAGCGTCGACCCCGGCGGTGCGGTCACCAGGGCGCTGCCCCTGGACCGGGCGATCGGCTGTGTCGTCTACGCGGCCACCGAGATCGAGTCACCCGGTGTCGTCCGGCACCTGGAGGGCACCCGCTTCTCCATCGGCGAGCCGGACATGAGCATCTCCCCGCGCTGCACCGAGTTCGCGGAGGCGATGGTGGCCGGCGGGCTCAAGTGCCCGGTCGAGCGCGACCTGCGCTGCGACATCTGGATCAAGCTGATGGGCAACATCGCGTTCAACCCGCTCAGCGCGCTCACCCGCGCGACCATGGCCGGGATCTGCCGGCACGCGGGCACGCGCGCGCTCGTCGCGCAGATGATGGAGGAGACCCTGGAGGTTGCCCACCGCGTGGGCTGCCACCCGGAGATCTCGGTGGAGAAGCGGCTCGCAGGCGCCGAGCGCACCGGCGAACACAAGACCTCCACGTTGCAGGACCTGGAGCGGGGCCGCCCCATGGAGCTCGACGTGCTCCTCACGGCCGTGGTGGAGCTCGCCGACCTCACCGGTGCCGATGTGCCCACGCTCCGGGCGATCACGGCGGTGGCCGACCTGCTCAACCAGCAGGTGGTCGCGGCATCCTGA
- the gcl gene encoding glyoxylate carboligase, protein MTRIPCMEAVAAVLESEGVDTVFGIPGAAILPLYAALQKSGIRHLTVRHEEGGTHAADGWARATGKVGVSIGTSGPAGTNMITGLYTAQADSIPMICITGQAPRAKLHQEAFQAVDIVEIAKPVTKWAVQLKEPAQAPWVFREAFRIARSGRPGPVLIDLPLDVQKGTCVYDPAFDAPLPVDVPQPRPQPIAAAVQMLLEAERPIILAGGGVIGAEACEELRSLAEHLQVPVQVTLMGKGAFPEDHPLFAGMAGIQTQTRWGNAAFLESDLVLAVGARFGDRHTGDLETYRRGRRFIHVDIEPTQLGKVFEPDLGIVGHAKPSLAALAEHARHASPQHAPGRWVERVAELRGTLLRRDDFDDVPIKPPRVYRELNRAFGPDTTFVTAIGLYQIWSGQFQQTFRPRHYLVCGQAGPLGWEVPAAIGVKCAYPDKQVVAVVGDYSFQFLMEEIAVAAQYKIPFVIVMVNNEYLGLIRQAELGYDMNYAVDLHYGEGGIDHVKLMEAFGCPARRVEQPGDIEDALAWAALESEAQQLPVLVEIMVEREANAAMGQSLDAIKEFEPVPDLVPAAD, encoded by the coding sequence ATGACCCGGATCCCCTGCATGGAAGCCGTCGCCGCGGTGCTCGAGTCGGAAGGCGTCGACACCGTCTTCGGCATCCCGGGTGCCGCGATCCTGCCGCTCTACGCCGCGCTGCAGAAGAGCGGCATCCGCCACCTCACCGTCCGCCACGAGGAGGGCGGCACGCACGCCGCCGACGGGTGGGCGCGAGCCACCGGCAAGGTCGGGGTGTCGATCGGGACCTCCGGCCCAGCCGGTACCAACATGATCACCGGGCTGTACACGGCGCAGGCCGACTCGATCCCGATGATCTGCATCACCGGCCAGGCGCCGCGGGCGAAGCTGCACCAGGAGGCGTTCCAGGCCGTCGACATCGTCGAGATCGCCAAGCCCGTGACGAAGTGGGCCGTGCAGCTCAAGGAGCCGGCCCAGGCGCCGTGGGTGTTCCGCGAGGCGTTCCGGATCGCCCGCTCCGGCCGCCCCGGCCCGGTGCTCATCGACCTGCCGCTCGACGTGCAGAAGGGCACCTGCGTCTACGACCCCGCGTTCGACGCGCCGTTGCCGGTGGACGTCCCGCAACCGCGGCCGCAGCCCATCGCCGCGGCCGTCCAGATGCTGCTGGAGGCCGAACGTCCGATCATCCTCGCAGGCGGCGGCGTGATCGGCGCGGAGGCGTGCGAGGAGCTGCGGTCGCTCGCCGAGCACCTGCAGGTGCCGGTGCAGGTCACGCTGATGGGCAAGGGCGCGTTCCCGGAGGACCACCCGCTCTTCGCCGGCATGGCGGGCATCCAGACCCAGACCCGGTGGGGCAACGCGGCGTTCCTGGAGAGCGACCTCGTGCTCGCCGTCGGCGCGCGGTTCGGTGACCGGCACACCGGCGACCTGGAGACCTACCGGCGCGGACGCCGGTTCATCCACGTCGACATCGAGCCGACCCAGCTCGGCAAGGTCTTCGAACCGGACCTGGGCATCGTCGGCCACGCCAAGCCGTCCCTCGCGGCGCTCGCCGAGCACGCGCGCCACGCATCGCCGCAGCACGCGCCCGGCCGGTGGGTGGAGCGGGTGGCCGAGCTGCGCGGCACGCTGCTGCGCCGCGACGACTTCGACGACGTCCCGATCAAGCCGCCGCGCGTCTACCGCGAGCTGAACCGCGCGTTCGGCCCGGACACCACGTTCGTCACCGCGATCGGGCTGTACCAGATCTGGTCCGGCCAGTTCCAGCAGACGTTCCGCCCTCGCCACTACCTCGTGTGCGGGCAGGCCGGGCCGCTCGGCTGGGAGGTGCCCGCCGCCATCGGCGTCAAGTGCGCATACCCGGACAAGCAGGTGGTGGCGGTCGTCGGCGACTACTCCTTCCAGTTCCTCATGGAGGAGATCGCCGTGGCCGCCCAGTACAAGATCCCGTTCGTCATCGTGATGGTGAACAACGAGTACCTGGGGCTCATCCGGCAGGCCGAGCTCGGTTACGACATGAACTACGCCGTGGACCTGCACTACGGCGAGGGCGGCATCGACCACGTCAAGCTCATGGAGGCCTTCGGCTGCCCCGCCCGCCGGGTGGAGCAGCCGGGCGACATCGAGGACGCGCTCGCCTGGGCCGCCCTCGAGTCGGAGGCACAGCAACTGCCGGTGCTCGTCGAGATCATGGTGGAGCGCGAGGCCAACGCCGCGATGGGTCAGAGCCTCGACGCGATCAAGGAGTTCGAGCCGGTCCCGGACCTCGTGCCCGCCGCGGACTGA
- a CDS encoding thiamine pyrophosphate-binding protein yields MTQTIPGSAARNGVGDPPAAETISGGHLVAKALKAEGVDTVYTLCGGHIIDIYDGCVDEGIAVIDVRHEQVAAHAADGYSRITGTTGCAVVTAGPGTSDAITGVANAFRAESPMLLIGGQGALNQHKMGSLQDLPHVDMMNPITKFAATVPHTARVADMVSMAFRECWNGAPGPAFLEIPRDVLDASVPLEQARIPLAGSYRASTRSAGDPAAIEQLADLIARSEKPCVLLGNQVWTCRATDAAIEFVRTLNIPAFMNGAGRGTLPPKDPMHFQLARRHAFNEADLIIIVGTPFDFRMGYGRRLSPAAKVVQIDLSYATVGKNRDIDLGIVGDAGAVLAAVTAASSGRVTSAPDRKAWIEELRAFEDAAYEKRLPRQHSDASPIDPYRLVHEINEFLTEDSIYIGDGGDIVTFSGQVVQPKSPGHWMDPGPLGTLGVGIPFVMAAKHARPDKEIVALFGDGAFSLTGWDFETLVRFNLPFVGIVGNNSSMNQIRYGQIQKYGEDRGRVGNTLGHVKYDEFAKMLGGYGEEVRDPADIAPALQRARESGLPSLINVWVDPDVYAPGTMNQTMYK; encoded by the coding sequence ATGACGCAGACGATCCCCGGAAGCGCCGCCCGCAACGGGGTCGGAGATCCACCCGCCGCCGAGACGATTTCCGGTGGCCACCTGGTCGCGAAGGCACTCAAGGCAGAAGGCGTGGACACGGTCTACACGCTCTGCGGCGGACACATCATCGACATCTACGACGGCTGCGTGGACGAGGGCATCGCGGTCATCGACGTGCGGCACGAGCAGGTCGCGGCACACGCGGCCGACGGCTACTCGCGCATCACCGGCACGACCGGATGCGCCGTCGTCACGGCGGGCCCCGGCACCAGCGACGCGATCACCGGCGTGGCCAACGCCTTCCGGGCGGAGAGCCCGATGCTGCTCATCGGCGGCCAGGGCGCGCTCAACCAGCACAAGATGGGGTCCCTGCAGGACCTCCCGCACGTCGACATGATGAACCCGATCACGAAGTTCGCCGCCACCGTGCCGCACACCGCGCGCGTGGCCGACATGGTCTCCATGGCGTTCCGGGAGTGCTGGAACGGCGCCCCCGGGCCGGCGTTCCTCGAGATCCCCCGCGACGTCCTCGACGCCTCCGTTCCCCTCGAGCAGGCGAGGATCCCCCTAGCCGGCTCGTACCGCGCGTCCACCCGCTCGGCAGGCGACCCGGCCGCGATCGAGCAGCTCGCCGACCTCATCGCCCGGTCCGAGAAGCCGTGCGTGCTGCTGGGCAACCAGGTCTGGACGTGCCGGGCCACCGACGCCGCGATCGAGTTCGTGCGCACGCTCAACATCCCGGCGTTCATGAACGGCGCCGGCCGCGGCACGCTCCCGCCCAAGGACCCGATGCACTTCCAGCTGGCCCGCCGCCACGCCTTCAACGAGGCCGACCTGATCATCATCGTCGGTACCCCGTTCGACTTCCGGATGGGCTACGGGCGCAGGCTCTCCCCCGCCGCCAAGGTCGTGCAGATCGACCTCAGCTACGCCACGGTCGGCAAGAACCGCGACATCGACCTCGGCATCGTGGGTGACGCAGGCGCAGTGCTCGCCGCCGTCACCGCCGCCTCGTCGGGCCGCGTCACGAGCGCCCCGGACCGCAAGGCCTGGATCGAGGAGCTGCGGGCCTTCGAGGACGCCGCCTACGAGAAGCGGCTCCCCCGCCAGCACTCCGACGCCTCGCCGATCGACCCGTACCGCCTGGTCCACGAGATCAACGAGTTCCTCACCGAGGACTCGATCTACATCGGCGACGGCGGCGACATCGTCACGTTCTCCGGCCAGGTCGTGCAGCCCAAGTCGCCCGGTCACTGGATGGACCCCGGCCCGCTCGGCACCCTCGGCGTCGGCATCCCGTTCGTGATGGCCGCCAAGCACGCCCGGCCGGACAAGGAGATCGTCGCGCTGTTCGGCGACGGAGCCTTCAGCCTCACCGGCTGGGACTTCGAGACGCTGGTGCGCTTCAACCTGCCGTTCGTCGGGATCGTCGGCAACAACTCGTCGATGAACCAGATCCGCTACGGGCAGATCCAGAAGTACGGCGAGGACCGGGGCCGGGTCGGCAACACGCTCGGCCACGTGAAGTACGACGAGTTCGCGAAGATGCTCGGCGGATACGGCGAGGAAGTGCGCGACCCCGCCGATATCGCACCCGCGCTGCAGCGCGCCCGTGAATCGGGTCTGCCCTCACTCATCAATGTGTGGGTCGATCCCGACGTGTATGCGCCGGGCACCATGAACCAGACGATGTACAAGTGA